In Capillimicrobium parvum, a genomic segment contains:
- the purM gene encoding phosphoribosylformylglycinamidine cyclo-ligase — MTHHNDPPGVDTPDAYAASGVDIAASDRTVDALVGVLRTIEAGRPSRVVDLPGHYASVLRVTDELGIAIGTDGVGSKLVVAEETGRLDTVGIDCIAMNVNDVVCVGAEPIAVLDYLAVEQADPDAAAAIARGLKTGAEAAGVEIPGGELAVLPELIRGHPSPHGFDLCASCFGTVALDAIVTGADVAPGDALVGLPSSGLHSNGYTLARRALSSLGYDDRPPELEGDTVADALLEPTVIYVRAALDLLRSDVPVHGLAHITGGGLTNLLRLHRGVGYAIETPLPVPGIFALVERLGEVDAREMWDVFNMGCGFVCVVPADRAVEAVALLDAHHPGAERIGTVTGRAGEIGYPA; from the coding sequence ATGACCCATCACAACGACCCACCGGGGGTGGACACCCCTGACGCGTACGCCGCCTCCGGCGTCGACATCGCCGCCTCGGACCGCACGGTCGACGCGCTCGTCGGCGTGCTGCGCACCATCGAGGCCGGCCGGCCGTCGCGCGTCGTCGACCTGCCCGGCCACTACGCGAGCGTCCTGCGCGTCACGGACGAGCTCGGCATCGCGATCGGCACCGACGGCGTGGGCTCCAAGCTCGTCGTCGCCGAGGAGACGGGCCGGCTGGACACCGTCGGGATCGACTGCATCGCGATGAACGTCAACGACGTGGTGTGCGTCGGCGCCGAGCCGATCGCCGTCCTCGACTACCTCGCCGTCGAACAGGCCGACCCGGACGCCGCCGCCGCGATCGCCCGCGGCCTGAAGACGGGAGCCGAGGCGGCGGGGGTCGAGATCCCCGGCGGCGAGCTCGCGGTGCTGCCCGAGCTCATCCGCGGACACCCGTCACCGCACGGCTTCGACCTGTGCGCGTCCTGCTTCGGGACCGTCGCGCTCGACGCGATCGTCACGGGCGCGGACGTCGCGCCCGGCGACGCGCTCGTCGGCCTGCCGTCGAGCGGCCTGCACTCCAACGGCTACACGCTGGCCCGCCGGGCGCTGTCGTCGCTCGGCTACGACGACCGCCCGCCCGAGCTCGAGGGCGACACCGTCGCCGACGCCCTGCTCGAGCCGACGGTCATCTACGTCCGCGCCGCGCTCGACCTCCTGCGCAGCGACGTCCCGGTCCACGGGCTCGCGCACATCACCGGCGGCGGCCTGACGAACCTCCTGCGGCTGCACCGCGGCGTCGGCTACGCGATCGAGACGCCGCTGCCCGTCCCCGGCATCTTCGCGCTCGTCGAGCGCCTGGGCGAGGTCGACGCGCGCGAGATGTGGGACGTCTTCAACATGGGCTGCGGCTTCGTCTGCGTCGTGCCCGCCGACCGCGCGGTCGAGGCCGTCGCGCTGCTGGACGCGCACCACCCGGGCGCGGAGCGGATCGGCACGGTCACCGGCCGTGCCGGCGAGATCGGCTACCCCGCCTGA
- a CDS encoding undecaprenyl-diphosphate phosphatase, protein MPPADLRLGEAFVLGALHGPAELLPISSSGHVTLVPWLLGWEYADVEPELRKAFEVALHAGTAAALLVALRGEVGAAARGFDRRRATLVALSFLPPAVAGYTLERPIERRLGTPATIAGGLVVGSIAMALADRFGATGRARADADWRDGLALGLAQACALVPGVSRNGATLAAARARGFDREDANALSRHVALPIIVGATGLKGVRLARRGVPGPVRRAFAAGTAASFASTLGSTWLIRQVERDRSLAPYAAYRVALAALVIRRLWKDRGKTLRVPPLDA, encoded by the coding sequence ATGCCGCCGGCTGACCTGCGCCTCGGCGAGGCATTCGTGCTCGGAGCGCTGCACGGGCCCGCCGAGCTGCTGCCCATCTCCTCCTCCGGGCACGTCACGCTGGTTCCGTGGCTGCTCGGCTGGGAGTACGCCGACGTCGAGCCCGAGCTGCGCAAGGCCTTCGAGGTCGCCCTGCACGCGGGTACCGCGGCGGCGCTGCTGGTCGCCCTGCGCGGTGAGGTCGGCGCCGCAGCGCGCGGGTTCGACCGCCGCCGGGCCACGCTCGTGGCGCTGTCGTTCCTGCCGCCCGCCGTGGCCGGCTACACGCTCGAGCGGCCGATCGAGCGCCGGCTGGGCACGCCGGCGACGATCGCCGGCGGGCTCGTGGTGGGCTCGATCGCGATGGCGCTGGCCGACCGCTTCGGGGCGACGGGCCGGGCGCGCGCGGACGCGGACTGGCGCGACGGGCTGGCCCTCGGCCTCGCGCAGGCCTGCGCGCTCGTGCCCGGCGTGTCGCGCAACGGAGCGACGCTGGCCGCCGCTCGAGCGCGCGGGTTCGACCGCGAGGACGCCAACGCGCTCTCGCGCCACGTCGCGCTGCCGATCATCGTCGGGGCGACCGGTCTGAAGGGCGTCCGGCTCGCGCGCCGGGGCGTGCCCGGACCGGTGCGCCGGGCGTTCGCGGCGGGCACCGCGGCGTCGTTCGCGTCCACCCTCGGCTCCACCTGGCTGATCCGGCAGGTCGAGCGCGACCGCTCGCTGGCACCCTACGCCGCCTACCGCGTCGCGCTCGCGGCGCTCGTGATCCGGCGGCTCTGGAAGGATCGAGGCAAGACCCTGCGGGTCCCCCCACTCGACGCATGA
- a CDS encoding DedA family protein — MLPVLLASITDPIVEFAVNVVGDLGLWGIALLMVPESACIPIPSEATMLFAGFNVSEGQYSLWAAVLVGSLANLVGSWIAYAVGYFGRIELLEKHGKALHIKKSHLEWADRWFERYGSYAVFFSRMLPIIRTFISLPAGVARMPFWKFSVLTFLGCLPWILMLTFIGKQVGANWENWKDSLHYVDYAVAVMIVAAIVFFVVRWRRGRRSRPATDAAG, encoded by the coding sequence GTGCTGCCGGTCCTGCTCGCCTCTATCACGGACCCCATCGTCGAGTTCGCGGTCAACGTCGTCGGCGACCTCGGCCTGTGGGGCATCGCGCTGCTGATGGTTCCCGAGAGCGCGTGCATCCCGATCCCGTCGGAGGCGACGATGCTGTTCGCCGGGTTCAACGTCTCCGAGGGCCAGTACTCGCTGTGGGCGGCGGTCCTCGTCGGCTCGCTGGCGAACCTCGTCGGATCCTGGATCGCCTACGCGGTCGGCTACTTCGGGCGCATCGAGCTGCTCGAGAAGCACGGCAAGGCGCTGCACATCAAGAAGTCGCACCTCGAGTGGGCCGACCGCTGGTTCGAGCGCTATGGCTCCTACGCGGTCTTCTTCTCGCGCATGCTGCCGATCATCCGGACGTTCATCTCGCTGCCCGCCGGGGTGGCGCGGATGCCGTTCTGGAAGTTCTCGGTCCTCACCTTCCTGGGCTGCCTGCCCTGGATCCTGATGCTCACGTTCATCGGCAAGCAGGTGGGCGCCAACTGGGAGAACTGGAAGGACAGCCTGCACTACGTCGACTACGCGGTCGCGGTGATGATCGTCGCGGCCATCGTGTTCTTCGTGGTGCGCTGGCGGCGCGGACGCCGGAGCCGTCCGGCCACCGATGCCGCCGGCTGA
- a CDS encoding DUF354 domain-containing protein, with amino-acid sequence MRIWVDLTNSPHVVVLRPVIERWRADGHEVLITARDFAQTLGLLERYGLAHTAIGRHQGAGLPAKARGLAARSLALARWARRRRRFDLAVGHGSNDVMVAAALLRIPSATTFDYEWATLQHMINCRLARAVVVPGAIPPERLERYGARGKIHPYPGLKEEYALADFEPDPAVLAELGLEPAEPIAVVRTPAEMSAYHRFENAMFRDVLERLRGRQTVVLPRTPQQRDELAGTGLIVPERAIDAQSLVAYADLVVSAGGTMNREAVALGTPVWTTFEGRLGAVDEGLIAEGRLRRLESVDQLVLVKREAGAAPRVRRDPRLLGDLLMSAARRPTIGG; translated from the coding sequence ATGCGCATCTGGGTCGACCTGACGAACAGCCCGCACGTCGTCGTGCTGCGGCCGGTGATCGAACGCTGGCGCGCGGACGGCCACGAGGTGCTGATCACCGCGCGCGACTTCGCCCAGACGCTCGGGCTCCTGGAGCGCTACGGGCTGGCCCATACCGCGATCGGCCGTCACCAGGGCGCCGGGCTGCCGGCGAAGGCGCGGGGCCTGGCGGCGCGGTCGCTGGCGCTGGCGCGCTGGGCGCGGCGGCGCCGCCGGTTCGACCTCGCGGTCGGCCACGGCTCCAACGACGTGATGGTCGCCGCCGCCCTGCTGCGCATCCCCAGCGCGACGACGTTCGACTACGAGTGGGCGACGCTCCAGCACATGATCAACTGCCGCCTGGCGCGGGCGGTCGTGGTGCCCGGCGCGATCCCGCCCGAGCGCCTGGAGCGCTACGGGGCGCGCGGCAAGATCCACCCGTACCCGGGGCTCAAGGAGGAGTACGCGCTCGCGGACTTCGAGCCGGATCCGGCGGTGCTCGCGGAGCTCGGCCTCGAGCCCGCGGAGCCGATCGCCGTGGTGCGCACGCCCGCCGAGATGTCGGCCTACCACCGCTTCGAGAACGCGATGTTCCGCGACGTGCTCGAGCGCCTGCGCGGCCGCCAGACCGTGGTGCTGCCCCGTACGCCGCAGCAGCGCGACGAGCTGGCGGGCACCGGGCTGATCGTCCCCGAGCGGGCGATCGACGCGCAGTCGCTCGTCGCGTACGCCGATCTCGTCGTGTCGGCGGGCGGGACGATGAACCGCGAGGCGGTCGCGCTCGGCACGCCGGTGTGGACGACGTTCGAGGGCCGGCTCGGCGCGGTGGACGAGGGCCTCATCGCCGAGGGCCGCCTGCGGCGCCTGGAGTCGGTCGACCAGCTCGTGCTCGTCAAGCGGGAGGCCGGGGCGGCGCCGCGCGTGCGGCGCGACCCGCGGCTGCTCGGCGACCTGCTCATGTCCGCGGCGCGCAGGCCGACTATCGGAGGGTGA
- a CDS encoding glycosyltransferase family 4 protein, with product MSSPHAYFVCPDTDVPSGGIRVIYRHVEHLNAAGLSASVVHRAPGFRPTWFPAGGVPVTHTEAITPTPADLLVIPEIYGPDLARIGPGVPKAVFNQNAYNTFLGYTPEVGDRRTPYTHPEVAGAVVVSDDNAAYLRHGFPELAVHRVVNAVDPDLFRPAPKRRRIAFMPRKNAEQALQVINLLKFRGALDDVEVVALDGMSEAEVAAALRETLVFLSFGHPEGFGLPAAEAMACGCAVAGCHGYGGREFFTADHAFPVEIGDVVGLARTVEDLLARDPAELEATGARAAAFIAERYSPARERQSVVAAWRALAGAPAVAAA from the coding sequence GTGAGCTCCCCGCACGCGTACTTCGTCTGCCCGGACACCGACGTGCCCAGCGGCGGCATCCGCGTCATCTACCGCCACGTCGAGCACCTCAACGCCGCGGGCCTGTCGGCGAGCGTCGTGCACCGGGCGCCCGGATTCCGGCCCACGTGGTTTCCGGCCGGCGGGGTGCCGGTCACCCACACGGAGGCGATCACGCCGACGCCGGCCGATCTGCTCGTCATCCCCGAGATCTACGGCCCCGACCTGGCGCGGATCGGGCCGGGGGTGCCGAAGGCGGTCTTCAACCAGAACGCATACAACACGTTCCTCGGCTACACGCCAGAGGTCGGCGACCGCCGCACGCCCTACACGCACCCGGAGGTGGCGGGGGCCGTGGTCGTCTCCGACGACAACGCCGCCTACCTGCGCCACGGGTTTCCGGAGCTGGCCGTGCATCGCGTCGTCAACGCTGTCGACCCCGACCTGTTCCGTCCTGCGCCCAAGCGCCGCCGGATCGCGTTCATGCCGCGCAAGAACGCCGAGCAGGCGCTGCAGGTCATCAACCTCCTGAAGTTCCGCGGCGCGCTGGACGACGTCGAGGTCGTCGCGCTCGACGGCATGAGCGAGGCCGAGGTCGCCGCCGCGCTGCGCGAGACGCTCGTCTTCCTGAGCTTCGGCCACCCCGAGGGCTTCGGCCTGCCCGCGGCCGAGGCGATGGCCTGCGGCTGCGCGGTCGCCGGCTGCCACGGGTACGGTGGCCGCGAGTTCTTCACCGCCGACCACGCGTTCCCGGTGGAGATCGGCGACGTCGTGGGCCTGGCCCGCACGGTCGAGGACCTCCTCGCGCGCGATCCGGCCGAGCTCGAGGCGACCGGCGCCCGCGCCGCCGCCTTCATCGCCGAGCGCTACTCGCCGGCCCGCGAGCGCCAGAGCGTGGTCGCGGCCTGGCGCGCGCTGGCCGGGGCGCCCGCCGTCGCCGCGGCATAG
- a CDS encoding TylF/MycF/NovP-related O-methyltransferase, with translation MPHLDAQSMDIRAANRFVEAEERLAELSDRFPGSDRERLHQLPLFLPLHVLRRIAFLEALYREILPVHGVIMELGVRFGRDLAIFDALRMLHEPLNYGRKIIGFDTFTGFPSVHDKDGDHGLVHVGGLETGDDYDAYLEEVLAAREQMGTYEHMRKFEIVQGDASVTLRDYLERNPHTIVSLAYFDFDIYEPTKECLELLRGHVTKGSILAFDELNCPDFPGETLAVKEVFGLDRYAIRRVPGVNPGMPSYLVVD, from the coding sequence GTGCCGCACCTCGACGCCCAGAGCATGGACATCCGCGCCGCCAACCGCTTCGTCGAGGCGGAGGAGCGGCTCGCCGAGCTGTCGGACCGGTTCCCGGGCTCCGACCGAGAGCGGCTGCACCAGCTCCCCCTCTTCCTGCCCCTCCACGTCCTGCGCCGCATCGCGTTCCTCGAGGCGCTGTACCGGGAGATCCTCCCGGTCCACGGCGTGATCATGGAGCTCGGCGTCCGCTTCGGCCGCGACCTGGCCATCTTCGACGCCCTGCGGATGCTCCACGAGCCGCTGAACTACGGCCGCAAGATCATCGGATTCGACACCTTCACCGGCTTCCCGTCGGTGCACGACAAGGACGGCGACCACGGACTCGTCCACGTCGGCGGCCTCGAGACCGGCGACGACTACGACGCCTACCTCGAGGAGGTCCTCGCCGCGCGCGAGCAGATGGGCACGTACGAGCACATGCGCAAGTTCGAGATCGTCCAGGGCGACGCGAGCGTCACCCTGCGCGACTACCTCGAGCGCAACCCGCACACGATCGTGTCGCTCGCCTACTTCGACTTCGACATCTACGAGCCGACCAAGGAGTGCCTCGAGCTCCTGCGCGGTCACGTGACGAAGGGCTCGATCCTCGCCTTCGACGAGCTCAACTGCCCCGACTTCCCCGGCGAGACGCTCGCCGTCAAGGAGGTCTTCGGGCTGGACCGCTACGCGATCCGCCGCGTCCCGGGCGTGAACCCGGGGATGCCGTCGTACCTCGTCGTCGACTGA
- a CDS encoding glycosyltransferase family protein: MTTIAEHAALLAEYEDLTDALLARGDAEQAACAAQTGAAVFAMNHPGGFASARLDRALLAAGEALGPAPRWSGDGAGPRRVLHVLSHADAQGGHTRLALRWMGRDAGRRHSVVVTSPTGETPRPVLDAVTAGGGRELSVLDPAGDLLDGTNGLLERARRLRGMAFAHDAVVLYLDPHDPLPAIALGGLRERPPVLGCDVTDHTFGIGRPAVDLHVAPREQARRTAVTRRGIPDGRVRVLPLPVTSSADGAVRAQTRTALGLAEDDVLLLTVAAAYKFESAGAPHLLDLVEPVLHDYPQARLIAAGPSQEGRWAHAHARTGGRVAALGVVESAGLVAAADVVLESYPCGGGTFALEAASAGLPLLGFAPDPDEAALLSARSMSCGGWPYPQTPQAYRESLARLIADRTARAAAGREAWDATRLSHDAERWSAAVAGLYRDAAALGPVDPAELGEPPRAAERDSEVTHALHASGGKLIDPAKAATVTARVRLIAADPALATLFVHVTGGFPVPPRRFGQAVAAPAPEPAALVEAVARLRDASVSGLAERCVLVLDPNEIEAAVPTLEAALGDGGEFELQLTPAADPCAVLDFDTVPIPVAGDRLAARGIALA, translated from the coding sequence TTGACCACGATCGCCGAGCACGCGGCCCTGCTGGCCGAGTACGAGGACCTCACCGACGCGCTGCTCGCGCGCGGCGACGCCGAGCAGGCCGCCTGCGCCGCCCAGACCGGGGCGGCCGTCTTCGCCATGAACCACCCGGGCGGGTTCGCCAGCGCGCGGCTGGACCGCGCCCTGCTGGCCGCCGGCGAGGCGCTCGGACCGGCGCCGCGATGGAGCGGCGACGGCGCCGGCCCGCGACGCGTGCTGCACGTGCTCAGCCACGCCGACGCGCAGGGCGGCCACACGCGCCTCGCGCTGCGCTGGATGGGCCGCGACGCCGGGCGCCGCCACTCGGTCGTGGTCACGTCGCCGACCGGCGAGACGCCGCGCCCCGTGCTCGACGCCGTGACGGCCGGCGGCGGCCGCGAGCTCAGCGTCCTCGATCCGGCGGGCGACCTGCTCGACGGCACCAACGGGCTGCTCGAGCGCGCCCGGCGGCTGCGCGGGATGGCGTTCGCGCACGACGCCGTCGTCCTCTACCTCGACCCGCACGACCCGCTGCCGGCGATCGCCCTCGGCGGGCTGCGCGAGCGCCCGCCGGTGCTCGGCTGCGACGTCACCGACCACACGTTCGGCATCGGCCGGCCCGCCGTCGACCTGCACGTCGCTCCGCGCGAGCAGGCGCGCCGGACGGCGGTCACCCGGCGCGGCATCCCGGATGGCCGGGTCCGCGTGCTGCCGCTGCCGGTCACCTCGTCCGCCGACGGCGCGGTGCGCGCGCAGACCCGGACCGCGCTCGGCCTCGCCGAGGACGACGTCCTCCTGCTCACCGTGGCCGCGGCCTACAAGTTCGAGAGCGCCGGCGCCCCGCACCTGCTCGACCTGGTCGAGCCCGTGCTCCACGACTACCCCCAGGCCCGGCTCATCGCCGCCGGACCCTCGCAGGAGGGCCGGTGGGCGCACGCGCACGCCCGCACCGGCGGGCGGGTGGCCGCGCTCGGCGTGGTCGAGTCCGCCGGGCTGGTCGCCGCGGCCGACGTGGTGCTCGAGTCCTACCCGTGCGGCGGCGGCACCTTCGCGCTCGAGGCCGCCTCGGCCGGGTTGCCCCTGCTCGGGTTCGCGCCGGACCCCGACGAGGCCGCGCTGCTCAGCGCGCGGTCCATGTCGTGCGGCGGATGGCCGTATCCGCAGACGCCGCAGGCCTACCGCGAGAGCCTCGCGCGGCTGATCGCCGACCGAACCGCCCGCGCGGCGGCCGGCCGGGAGGCGTGGGACGCGACGCGGCTCAGCCACGACGCCGAGCGGTGGTCGGCGGCGGTCGCCGGGCTGTACCGCGACGCGGCCGCGCTGGGCCCGGTCGATCCGGCCGAGCTGGGCGAGCCGCCCCGTGCGGCCGAGCGCGACAGCGAGGTCACGCATGCGCTGCACGCCTCCGGCGGAAAGCTGATCGACCCGGCGAAGGCCGCGACGGTGACCGCCCGCGTGCGGCTCATCGCCGCCGATCCGGCGCTGGCGACGCTGTTCGTGCACGTGACCGGGGGCTTCCCCGTGCCGCCGCGCCGCTTCGGCCAGGCGGTCGCCGCCCCGGCGCCGGAGCCGGCCGCCCTCGTCGAGGCCGTCGCGCGGCTGCGCGACGCGTCCGTCAGCGGTCTCGCCGAGCGCTGCGTCCTCGTGCTCGACCCGAACGAGATCGAGGCCGCGGTCCCGACGCTCGAGGCCGCGCTCGGCGACGGCGGCGAGTTCGAGCTGCAGCTCACCCCTGCCGCCGACCCCTGCGCGGTGCTGGACTTCGACACCGTGCCGATCCCCGTCGCGGGCGACCGCCTGGCCGCGCGCGGCATCGCGCTCGCCTGA
- a CDS encoding DegT/DnrJ/EryC1/StrS family aminotransferase, with protein sequence MIASLDVGAAYRELREPIDAAMRRVLESGWFVLGPEVEAFEEEFACLCGTTEAVGVGSGLDALTLVLRALEIGRGDEVLVPSNTFVATWLAVSAVGARPVPVEPDVATHNVTADAVAGAIGPRTRAVVCVHLYGRLCETRELRALCDEHGIALVEDAAQAHGARNEDGRAGALGHAAAFSFYPAKNLGALGDGGAVTTSDPLLADRVRLLRNYGSRRRYEFEAAGVNSRLDPLQAAVLRVKLTVLDEWNERRRALAERYRAQLAGVPGIALPAPSGADHVHHLFVVRCERRDELRDELRGAGVDAQIHYPIAPHRSGAYAELDLDLPVADRLASEVLTLPLGPHLDEEDADVVIGAVRRLRAGAAV encoded by the coding sequence ATGATCGCGTCGCTCGACGTCGGAGCGGCGTACCGGGAGCTGCGCGAGCCGATCGACGCCGCGATGCGGCGGGTGCTCGAGTCCGGCTGGTTCGTGCTCGGTCCCGAGGTCGAGGCGTTCGAGGAGGAGTTCGCTTGCCTCTGCGGCACGACGGAGGCCGTCGGGGTCGGCTCCGGTCTCGATGCCCTGACGCTGGTCCTGCGCGCGCTGGAGATCGGTCGGGGCGACGAGGTCCTCGTCCCGTCCAACACCTTCGTCGCCACCTGGCTGGCCGTCAGCGCCGTCGGCGCGCGGCCCGTGCCGGTCGAGCCCGACGTCGCCACGCACAACGTGACCGCCGACGCCGTGGCGGGCGCGATCGGCCCGCGCACGCGCGCCGTCGTCTGCGTGCACCTCTACGGGCGGCTGTGCGAGACCCGCGAGCTGCGCGCGCTGTGCGACGAGCACGGGATCGCGCTCGTCGAGGACGCCGCGCAGGCCCACGGCGCGCGCAACGAGGACGGGCGCGCCGGCGCGCTGGGCCATGCGGCCGCCTTCTCCTTCTATCCCGCCAAGAACCTCGGCGCGCTCGGCGACGGCGGGGCCGTGACGACCAGCGACCCGCTGCTGGCCGACCGCGTCCGCCTGTTGCGCAACTACGGCTCGCGGCGCAGGTACGAGTTCGAGGCCGCCGGGGTCAACTCCCGCCTGGACCCGTTGCAGGCGGCCGTCCTGCGGGTGAAGCTCACCGTGCTCGACGAATGGAACGAGCGGCGGCGCGCCCTGGCCGAGCGCTACCGCGCGCAGCTGGCCGGCGTGCCCGGCATCGCGCTCCCCGCACCGTCAGGCGCCGACCACGTCCACCACCTGTTCGTCGTGCGCTGCGAGCGCCGCGACGAGCTGCGTGACGAGCTGCGCGGGGCGGGCGTCGACGCCCAGATCCACTACCCGATCGCGCCCCACCGCTCCGGCGCGTACGCGGAGCTCGATCTCGACCTGCCGGTCGCGGACCGCCTCGCCTCCGAGGTGCTTACGCTGCCGCTCGGGCCGCATCTGGACGAGGAGGACGCGGACGTCGTCATCGGCGCCGTCCGGCGGCTGCGCGCGGGAGCGGCGGTTTGA
- a CDS encoding class I SAM-dependent methyltransferase, with translation MTLTAAALDDYAREYYLAGDVADLGIEELQQTLSLDAVAAAAGGCDRVLEMGYGTGLTTRELLARGLGLEVLEGSPELARRARAAHPALPVHEGLFEQFVPERPFDAVLALHVLEHVDGPRALLRHAAGWLRPGGRLVVAVPNAESLHRRLAVRMGLQEHLDSLSARDGLVGHRRVYSLARLGDDVRAAGLRVVDEFGWFLKVLPNSMMLGFDEPLLRALFGISEELEPSMLANIAIVAQR, from the coding sequence ATGACCCTCACCGCCGCCGCGCTCGACGACTACGCCCGCGAGTACTACCTCGCCGGCGACGTCGCGGACCTGGGGATCGAGGAGCTGCAGCAGACGCTCAGCCTCGACGCCGTCGCCGCCGCGGCCGGCGGCTGCGACCGCGTGCTCGAGATGGGCTACGGCACCGGCCTGACGACGCGCGAGCTGCTCGCCCGCGGGCTCGGGCTCGAGGTGCTGGAGGGCTCGCCCGAGCTCGCCCGCCGCGCCCGGGCGGCGCATCCGGCGCTGCCGGTCCACGAGGGCCTCTTCGAGCAGTTCGTCCCCGAGCGCCCGTTCGACGCGGTCCTGGCCCTGCACGTGCTCGAGCACGTCGACGGTCCGCGCGCCCTGCTGCGCCACGCCGCCGGGTGGCTGCGGCCCGGTGGCCGGCTCGTCGTCGCGGTGCCGAACGCGGAGTCGCTGCACCGCCGCCTCGCCGTGCGCATGGGACTGCAGGAGCACCTCGACTCGCTGTCTGCGCGCGACGGGCTCGTCGGCCACCGGCGCGTGTACTCGCTCGCCCGTCTGGGCGACGACGTGCGCGCCGCCGGCCTGCGCGTCGTCGACGAGTTCGGCTGGTTTCTCAAGGTGCTGCCCAACTCGATGATGCTCGGCTTCGACGAGCCGCTGCTGCGCGCGCTGTTCGGGATCTCCGAGGAGCTCGAGCCGAGCATGCTGGCCAACATCGCGATCGTCGCGCAGCGATGA
- a CDS encoding NAD(P)-binding protein, whose protein sequence is MPAERVVAGGSMAALVAADTLGERGERVRLLLPGRGVGGGFAALRRDGRTLELGVRLLELSYEGDAALVPPLEDYRPGGHRPYVRRIRAWMQELVGRRLVEAGRPAMVLEGAERADDILFTVDLAPLRGMLGPRVADTMAAEVQARLAAGSGDAGVLAADRAAQLDGLTLEQASLANHGEGFHRRVIAPLCDKVVDGGAGAVLASLRRKAWAPLFHPRTLLQALRGEPLGFRGARPFHTVAGDGCGAIVDALLTRIRARDGVTVEVAGALTSVRPAGAATALGFANGREVVTERPVLGAGAAELFAAAGIGYHPARARTVLAWLEVAERDTIDLPHLVHVLDPVNPVLRVSTSGSAPPGRRVLCVELRHDLDAAAIVAAATGGLRDAGLVVKDAALEPITGAARPTFPAPSPANRRAFAAARAAFADRELDVAVVGGALGPAADSLNEQIVQGLLVGAAAA, encoded by the coding sequence GTGCCGGCTGAGCGGGTCGTCGCCGGCGGGTCGATGGCGGCGCTCGTCGCCGCCGACACCCTGGGCGAGCGCGGCGAGCGCGTGCGCCTGCTCCTGCCCGGGCGCGGGGTCGGCGGCGGGTTCGCGGCGCTGCGGCGCGACGGCCGCACGCTGGAGCTCGGCGTCCGCCTGCTCGAGCTGTCCTACGAAGGCGACGCGGCGCTGGTGCCCCCGCTCGAGGACTACCGGCCCGGCGGCCACCGCCCGTACGTGCGCCGCATCCGCGCCTGGATGCAGGAGCTGGTGGGCCGGCGGCTGGTCGAGGCCGGCCGCCCGGCGATGGTCCTCGAGGGCGCCGAGCGCGCCGACGACATCCTCTTCACGGTCGACCTCGCCCCGCTGCGCGGCATGCTCGGCCCGCGGGTGGCCGACACCATGGCCGCGGAGGTGCAGGCCCGTCTGGCCGCGGGGTCGGGCGATGCGGGCGTCCTGGCGGCGGACCGCGCCGCTCAGCTCGACGGGCTCACCCTCGAGCAGGCCTCGCTGGCCAACCACGGCGAGGGCTTCCACCGCCGCGTCATCGCGCCGCTCTGCGACAAGGTCGTCGACGGCGGCGCCGGCGCCGTCCTCGCCTCGCTGCGCCGCAAGGCCTGGGCGCCGTTGTTCCACCCGCGGACACTGCTGCAGGCGCTGCGCGGAGAGCCCCTCGGGTTCCGCGGCGCGCGCCCCTTCCACACGGTGGCCGGTGACGGGTGCGGCGCGATCGTCGACGCGCTGCTGACCAGGATCCGCGCGCGCGACGGCGTGACCGTCGAGGTCGCCGGCGCGCTGACGAGCGTGCGACCGGCCGGCGCCGCCACCGCGCTGGGCTTCGCGAACGGGCGCGAGGTGGTGACCGAGCGCCCCGTGCTCGGCGCCGGCGCCGCGGAGCTCTTCGCGGCGGCGGGCATCGGCTACCACCCCGCTCGCGCACGCACCGTCCTGGCCTGGCTCGAGGTCGCCGAGCGTGACACGATCGACCTCCCCCACCTCGTCCACGTCCTCGATCCGGTCAACCCGGTGCTGCGCGTGTCGACGAGCGGCTCGGCACCCCCGGGCCGCCGCGTCCTGTGCGTCGAGCTGCGCCACGACCTCGACGCGGCGGCGATCGTCGCGGCCGCGACCGGCGGCCTGCGCGACGCGGGCCTCGTCGTCAAGGACGCCGCCCTGGAGCCGATCACCGGGGCAGCGCGACCGACGTTCCCCGCGCCCTCGCCCGCCAACCGCCGCGCCTTCGCCGCCGCGCGCGCCGCGTTCGCCGACCGCGAGCTCGACGTGGCTGTGGTCGGCGGCGCGCTGGGTCCGGCCGCCGACTCGCTCAACGAACAGATCGTCCAGGGACTTCTCGTGGGAGCAGCCGCCGCATGA